The following proteins come from a genomic window of Alnus glutinosa chromosome 10, dhAlnGlut1.1, whole genome shotgun sequence:
- the LOC133880341 gene encoding monothiol glutaredoxin-S15, mitochondrial, whose translation MARALSSMVLKGIAGIPAARSSRIVCGSFYDNGMKYSTTVPSDPDTHQDFRPTNKLESDGISLKDVVEKDVKENPVMIYMKGVPEFPQCGFSSLAVRVLNQYDVPVSARNILEDPELKNAVKAFSTWPTFPQIFIKGEFIGGSDIILNLHQTGELKEKLKDIAASQEKSE comes from the exons ATGGCGAGAGCGTTGTCGAGCATGGTGCTGAAGGGCATCGCGGGTATCCCAGCCGCTCGTTCCAGTAGAATT GTCTGCGGATCCTTTTACGACAATGGAATGAAATATTCAACTACTGTGCCCAGTGATCCTGACACACACCAAGATTTTAGACCCACTAATAAGCTCGAGAGTGATGGCATTTCTTTGAAGGATGTTGTTGAGAAG GATGTCAAGGAAAATCCGGTAATGATTTACATGAAAGGGGTTCCTGAATTTCCTCAGTGTGGATTCAGCTCACTGGCAGTTAGAGTCTTAAATCAATATG ATGTTCCTGTGAGTGCTAGAAATATTTTGGAGGATCCTGAGCTGAAAAATGCTGTAAAAGCCTTCAG CACCTGGCCCACTTTCCCTCAGATATTCATCAAGGGAGAGTTCATTGGAGGGTCAGATATTATTCTCAATTTGCACCAG ACTGGTGAACTGAAGGAAAAGCTGAAAGATATTGCAGCTAGCCAGGAGAAGTCTGAATAA